From Juglans regia cultivar Chandler chromosome 6, Walnut 2.0, whole genome shotgun sequence, the proteins below share one genomic window:
- the LOC109019309 gene encoding katanin p80 WD40 repeat-containing subunit B1 homolog isoform X1, with protein sequence MTTKRAYKLQEFVAHSSSVNCLKIGRKSSRVLVTGGEDHKVNLWAIGKPNAILSLSGHTSGIDSVSFDSSEVLVAAGAASGTIKLWDLEEAKIVRTLTGHRSNCISVDFHPFGEFFASGSLDTNLKIWDIRKKGCIHTYKGHTRGVNAIRFTPDGRWVVSGGEDNTVKLWDLTAGKLLHDFKFHEGQVQCIDFHPHEFLLATGSADRSVKFWDLETFELIGSAGPETTGVRCLTFNPDGRTLLCGLHESLKVFTWEPIRCHDAVDVGWSRLSDLNVHDGKLLGCSYNQSCVGVWVVDISRIEPYAVSNVSRLNGHSESKSSSSGNLSVPNENTAKGSGGRLSISQNSDPSVKEIKSLGRLSVSQNADPIKEPKVLAPPGSVPATPQRIGLNATPKTIPASSVAVPSGTAPKRNSTKVPSTASVPVINKLDVIPVIVPRTNMRSEQAAESRREVSVAGRAMPFTFQSKASDFRKFPNMRDEVDKLIVSVAPEFSGSKAVELGNGADRNIFHAVKSSIQGISAAEKSLKDDRFVGSGKQEVNSMTETVASYQHENYDACGHKVKKDACSIESERGGRTRSLVVNWEKRERSPTYEGPTSCIPLGTVSAAKMLPFNAFKQRGYLPSSEKEMVSASDDDGIADVMEQHDQFVSSMQSRSAKLQVVYRYWERSDVKGVVGAMAKMADHAVVADVMSIMTEKIDIVTLDICTCLLPLLILLLESDMDRHLSISLDMLLKLVRIFGSVIYSTLSASSSVGVDIEAEQRLERCNLCFIELEKVKRCLPALARRGGSVAKSAQELNLALQEVSQTK encoded by the exons ATGACTACCAAACGCGCCTACAAGCTAC AGGAATTTGTAGCACATTCTTCCAGTGTGAATTGCCTCAAGATTGGCAGGAAGTCGTCTAGGGTTCTAGTCACAGGAGGAGAGGATCACAAGGTCAATCTTTGGGCTATTGGCAAGCCTAACGCCATCCTG AGTTTGTCTGGACATACAAGTGGAATTGATTCGGTAAGCTTTGATTCTTCAGAGGTGCTAGTTGCTGCAGGAGCTGCAAGTGGTACAATCAAGCTTTGGGATTTAGAGGAGGCAAAGA TTGTTCGCACACTGACTGGTCACAGATCTAATTGCATATCTGTCGACTTCCATCCCTTTGGGGAGTTCTTTGCGTCTGGCTCTTTGGATACGAATCTTAAGATATGGGATATCCGAAAGAAGGGGTGTATCCACACGTACAAGGGCCACACTCGAGGGGTGAATGCAATCAGATTTACTCCAGATGGCCGTTGGGTTGTATCTGGTGGAGAAGACAACACTGTGAAG TTGTGGGATCTGACTGCTGGGAAGCTGTTGCATGATTTCAAGTTTCATGAGGGCCAGGTTCAGTGCATAGACTTTCATCCGCATGAGTTTTTGCTGGCAACAG GTTCAGCAGATAGGAGTGTTAAATTTTGGGACCTTGAAACCTTTGAGCTAATTGGTTCGGCTGGACCTGAg ACAACAGGAGTCCGCTGTTTGACTTTTAATCCTGATGGTAGGACCCTACTATGTGGGTTGCATGAAAGTTTGAAG GTTTTCACGTGGGAACCAATAAGATGTCATGACGCCGTAGATGTGGGATGGTCCAGACTGTCAGATCTCAATGTTCATGATGGAAAACTTCTTGGCTGCTCATACAACCAGAGTTGCGTTGGAGTATGGGTTGTAGACATCTCG CGCATAGAACCATATGCAGTTAGTAATGTTTCCAGATTAAATGGCCATTCAGAATCTAAATCTTCTTCAAGTGGGAATCTGTCAGTACCAAATGAGAACACTGCTAAAGGTAGTGGGGGCCGGCTATCCATTTCACAAAATTCAGATCCTTCAGTGAAGGAAATAAAATCTCTAGGAAGGTTATCAGTTTCTCAAAATGCAGACCCTATTAAGGAGCCAAAAGTTTTGGCAC CCCCAGGAAGTGTACCTGCTACTCCTCAGAGGATCGGTTTGAATGCTACTCCAAAAACAATTCCTGCTAGTTCTGTGGCAGTTCCTAGTGGAACAGCTCCGAAGAGGAATTCCACAAAGGTGCCGTCAACAGCCAGTGTTCCAGTTATTAACAAATTGGATGTGATACCTGTAATCGTCCCCAGAACCAATATGAGGTCAGAGCAAGCAGCTGAGTCCAGAAGGGAAGTTTCTGTAGCTGGAAGAGCAATGCCATTCACTTTCCAGTCAAAGGCTTCTGACTTCCGAAAGTTCCCTAACATGAGAGATGAAGTGGATAAACTAATTGTCTCTGTTGCGCCTGAATTCTCAGGTTCTAAAGCTGTTGAATTGGGAAATGGTGCAGATAGGAATATATTTCATGCAGTTAAAAGTTCGATTCAAGGAATATCTGCTGCTGAAAAGAGCCTGAAGGATGACAGATTTGTTGGATCTGGAAAGCAGGAAGTAAACTCAATGACGGAGACAGTTGCTAGCTATCAGCATGAAAATT ATGATGCATGTGGGCATAAGGTGAAGAAAGATGCATGTTCAATTGAAAGTGAAAGAGGAG GTAGAACGCGATCACTTGTTGTGAATtgggagaaaagagaaagatcTCCGACTTATGAGGGACCCACTTCCTGTATTCCCCTTGGCACTGTCTCTGCAGCAAAAATGCTCCCTTTTAATGCA TTTAAACAAAGAGGATATCTTCCATCTTCTGAGAAAGAAATGGTGTCTGCTAGTGATGACGATGGTATTGCAGATGTAATGGAACAACATGATCAGTTTGTCAGCTCTATGCAGTCTCGTTCAGCCAAGTTACAG GTTGTTTATAGATATTGGGAAAGGAGTGATGTCAAGGGTGTTGTTGGTGCAATGGCGAAAATGGCTGATCATGCT GTTGTTGCCGATGTAATGAGCATCATGACTGAGAAAATTGACATTGTTACATTGGATATTTGCACTTGTCTTCTGCCACTTCTCATATTACTTCTTGAAAGTGACATGGATAg GCATCTAAGCATCTCTTTGGACATGTTGCTTAAGCTCGTCAGAATATTTGGTTCAGTCATTTATTCCACGTTGTCAGCATCGTCATCAGTTGGTGTGGATATTGAGGCAGAGCAAAG GCTGGAGCGTTGCAACCTATGCTTTATAGAGCTTGAAAAAGTCAAACGCTGCCTACCTGCCCTTGCTAG AAGAGGTGGATCAGTTGCAAAGTCTGCACAGGAGTTAAATCTAGCTCTCCAGGAAGTTTCACAAACGAAGTAA
- the LOC109019309 gene encoding katanin p80 WD40 repeat-containing subunit B1 homolog isoform X2 produces the protein MTTKRAYKLQEFVAHSSSVNCLKIGRKSSRVLVTGGEDHKVNLWAIGKPNAILSLSGHTSGIDSVSFDSSEVLVAAGAASGTIKLWDLEEAKIVRTLTGHRSNCISVDFHPFGEFFASGSLDTNLKIWDIRKKGCIHTYKGHTRGVNAIRFTPDGRWVVSGGEDNTVKLWDLTAGKLLHDFKFHEGQVQCIDFHPHEFLLATGSADRSVKFWDLETFELIGSAGPETTGVRCLTFNPDGRTLLCGLHESLKVFTWEPIRCHDAVDVGWSRLSDLNVHDGKLLGCSYNQSCVGVWVVDISRIEPYAVSNVSRLNGHSESKSSSSGNLSVPNENTAKGSGGRLSISQNSDPSVKEIKSLGRLSVSQNADPIKEPKVLAPPGSVPATPQRIGLNATPKTIPASSVAVPSGTAPKRNSTKVPSTASVPVINKLDVIPVIVPRTNMRSEQAAESRREVSVAGRAMPFTFQSKASDFRKFPNMRDEVDKLIVSVAPEFSGSKAVELGNGADRNIFHAVKSSIQGISAAEKSLKDDRFVGSGKQEVNSMTETVASYQHENYDACGHKVKKDACSIESERGGRTRSLVVNWEKRERSPTYEGPTSCIPLGTVSAAKMLPFNAFKQRGYLPSSEKEMVSASDDDGIADVMEQHDQFVSSMQSRSAKLQVVYRYWERSDVKGVVGAMAKMADHAVVADVMSIMTEKIDIVTLDICTCLLPLLILLLESDMDRHLSISLDMLLKLVRIFGSVIYSTLSASSSVGVDIEAEQRLERCNLCFIELEKVKRCLPALARGGSVAKSAQELNLALQEVSQTK, from the exons ATGACTACCAAACGCGCCTACAAGCTAC AGGAATTTGTAGCACATTCTTCCAGTGTGAATTGCCTCAAGATTGGCAGGAAGTCGTCTAGGGTTCTAGTCACAGGAGGAGAGGATCACAAGGTCAATCTTTGGGCTATTGGCAAGCCTAACGCCATCCTG AGTTTGTCTGGACATACAAGTGGAATTGATTCGGTAAGCTTTGATTCTTCAGAGGTGCTAGTTGCTGCAGGAGCTGCAAGTGGTACAATCAAGCTTTGGGATTTAGAGGAGGCAAAGA TTGTTCGCACACTGACTGGTCACAGATCTAATTGCATATCTGTCGACTTCCATCCCTTTGGGGAGTTCTTTGCGTCTGGCTCTTTGGATACGAATCTTAAGATATGGGATATCCGAAAGAAGGGGTGTATCCACACGTACAAGGGCCACACTCGAGGGGTGAATGCAATCAGATTTACTCCAGATGGCCGTTGGGTTGTATCTGGTGGAGAAGACAACACTGTGAAG TTGTGGGATCTGACTGCTGGGAAGCTGTTGCATGATTTCAAGTTTCATGAGGGCCAGGTTCAGTGCATAGACTTTCATCCGCATGAGTTTTTGCTGGCAACAG GTTCAGCAGATAGGAGTGTTAAATTTTGGGACCTTGAAACCTTTGAGCTAATTGGTTCGGCTGGACCTGAg ACAACAGGAGTCCGCTGTTTGACTTTTAATCCTGATGGTAGGACCCTACTATGTGGGTTGCATGAAAGTTTGAAG GTTTTCACGTGGGAACCAATAAGATGTCATGACGCCGTAGATGTGGGATGGTCCAGACTGTCAGATCTCAATGTTCATGATGGAAAACTTCTTGGCTGCTCATACAACCAGAGTTGCGTTGGAGTATGGGTTGTAGACATCTCG CGCATAGAACCATATGCAGTTAGTAATGTTTCCAGATTAAATGGCCATTCAGAATCTAAATCTTCTTCAAGTGGGAATCTGTCAGTACCAAATGAGAACACTGCTAAAGGTAGTGGGGGCCGGCTATCCATTTCACAAAATTCAGATCCTTCAGTGAAGGAAATAAAATCTCTAGGAAGGTTATCAGTTTCTCAAAATGCAGACCCTATTAAGGAGCCAAAAGTTTTGGCAC CCCCAGGAAGTGTACCTGCTACTCCTCAGAGGATCGGTTTGAATGCTACTCCAAAAACAATTCCTGCTAGTTCTGTGGCAGTTCCTAGTGGAACAGCTCCGAAGAGGAATTCCACAAAGGTGCCGTCAACAGCCAGTGTTCCAGTTATTAACAAATTGGATGTGATACCTGTAATCGTCCCCAGAACCAATATGAGGTCAGAGCAAGCAGCTGAGTCCAGAAGGGAAGTTTCTGTAGCTGGAAGAGCAATGCCATTCACTTTCCAGTCAAAGGCTTCTGACTTCCGAAAGTTCCCTAACATGAGAGATGAAGTGGATAAACTAATTGTCTCTGTTGCGCCTGAATTCTCAGGTTCTAAAGCTGTTGAATTGGGAAATGGTGCAGATAGGAATATATTTCATGCAGTTAAAAGTTCGATTCAAGGAATATCTGCTGCTGAAAAGAGCCTGAAGGATGACAGATTTGTTGGATCTGGAAAGCAGGAAGTAAACTCAATGACGGAGACAGTTGCTAGCTATCAGCATGAAAATT ATGATGCATGTGGGCATAAGGTGAAGAAAGATGCATGTTCAATTGAAAGTGAAAGAGGAG GTAGAACGCGATCACTTGTTGTGAATtgggagaaaagagaaagatcTCCGACTTATGAGGGACCCACTTCCTGTATTCCCCTTGGCACTGTCTCTGCAGCAAAAATGCTCCCTTTTAATGCA TTTAAACAAAGAGGATATCTTCCATCTTCTGAGAAAGAAATGGTGTCTGCTAGTGATGACGATGGTATTGCAGATGTAATGGAACAACATGATCAGTTTGTCAGCTCTATGCAGTCTCGTTCAGCCAAGTTACAG GTTGTTTATAGATATTGGGAAAGGAGTGATGTCAAGGGTGTTGTTGGTGCAATGGCGAAAATGGCTGATCATGCT GTTGTTGCCGATGTAATGAGCATCATGACTGAGAAAATTGACATTGTTACATTGGATATTTGCACTTGTCTTCTGCCACTTCTCATATTACTTCTTGAAAGTGACATGGATAg GCATCTAAGCATCTCTTTGGACATGTTGCTTAAGCTCGTCAGAATATTTGGTTCAGTCATTTATTCCACGTTGTCAGCATCGTCATCAGTTGGTGTGGATATTGAGGCAGAGCAAAG GCTGGAGCGTTGCAACCTATGCTTTATAGAGCTTGAAAAAGTCAAACGCTGCCTACCTGCCCTTGCTAG AGGTGGATCAGTTGCAAAGTCTGCACAGGAGTTAAATCTAGCTCTCCAGGAAGTTTCACAAACGAAGTAA
- the LOC109019309 gene encoding katanin p80 WD40 repeat-containing subunit B1 homolog isoform X3 produces the protein MTTKRAYKLQEFVAHSSSVNCLKIGRKSSRVLVTGGEDHKVNLWAIGKPNAILSLSGHTSGIDSVSFDSSEVLVAAGAASGTIKLWDLEEAKIVRTLTGHRSNCISVDFHPFGEFFASGSLDTNLKIWDIRKKGCIHTYKGHTRGVNAIRFTPDGRWVVSGGEDNTVKLWDLTAGKLLHDFKFHEGQVQCIDFHPHEFLLATGSADRSVKFWDLETFELIGSAGPETTGVRCLTFNPDGRTLLCGLHESLKVFTWEPIRCHDAVDVGWSRLSDLNVHDGKLLGCSYNQSCVGVWVVDISRIEPYAVSNVSRLNGHSESKSSSSGNLSVPNENTAKAPGSVPATPQRIGLNATPKTIPASSVAVPSGTAPKRNSTKVPSTASVPVINKLDVIPVIVPRTNMRSEQAAESRREVSVAGRAMPFTFQSKASDFRKFPNMRDEVDKLIVSVAPEFSGSKAVELGNGADRNIFHAVKSSIQGISAAEKSLKDDRFVGSGKQEVNSMTETVASYQHENYDACGHKVKKDACSIESERGGRTRSLVVNWEKRERSPTYEGPTSCIPLGTVSAAKMLPFNAFKQRGYLPSSEKEMVSASDDDGIADVMEQHDQFVSSMQSRSAKLQVVYRYWERSDVKGVVGAMAKMADHAVVADVMSIMTEKIDIVTLDICTCLLPLLILLLESDMDRHLSISLDMLLKLVRIFGSVIYSTLSASSSVGVDIEAEQRLERCNLCFIELEKVKRCLPALARRGGSVAKSAQELNLALQEVSQTK, from the exons ATGACTACCAAACGCGCCTACAAGCTAC AGGAATTTGTAGCACATTCTTCCAGTGTGAATTGCCTCAAGATTGGCAGGAAGTCGTCTAGGGTTCTAGTCACAGGAGGAGAGGATCACAAGGTCAATCTTTGGGCTATTGGCAAGCCTAACGCCATCCTG AGTTTGTCTGGACATACAAGTGGAATTGATTCGGTAAGCTTTGATTCTTCAGAGGTGCTAGTTGCTGCAGGAGCTGCAAGTGGTACAATCAAGCTTTGGGATTTAGAGGAGGCAAAGA TTGTTCGCACACTGACTGGTCACAGATCTAATTGCATATCTGTCGACTTCCATCCCTTTGGGGAGTTCTTTGCGTCTGGCTCTTTGGATACGAATCTTAAGATATGGGATATCCGAAAGAAGGGGTGTATCCACACGTACAAGGGCCACACTCGAGGGGTGAATGCAATCAGATTTACTCCAGATGGCCGTTGGGTTGTATCTGGTGGAGAAGACAACACTGTGAAG TTGTGGGATCTGACTGCTGGGAAGCTGTTGCATGATTTCAAGTTTCATGAGGGCCAGGTTCAGTGCATAGACTTTCATCCGCATGAGTTTTTGCTGGCAACAG GTTCAGCAGATAGGAGTGTTAAATTTTGGGACCTTGAAACCTTTGAGCTAATTGGTTCGGCTGGACCTGAg ACAACAGGAGTCCGCTGTTTGACTTTTAATCCTGATGGTAGGACCCTACTATGTGGGTTGCATGAAAGTTTGAAG GTTTTCACGTGGGAACCAATAAGATGTCATGACGCCGTAGATGTGGGATGGTCCAGACTGTCAGATCTCAATGTTCATGATGGAAAACTTCTTGGCTGCTCATACAACCAGAGTTGCGTTGGAGTATGGGTTGTAGACATCTCG CGCATAGAACCATATGCAGTTAGTAATGTTTCCAGATTAAATGGCCATTCAGAATCTAAATCTTCTTCAAGTGGGAATCTGTCAGTACCAAATGAGAACACTGCTAAAG CCCCAGGAAGTGTACCTGCTACTCCTCAGAGGATCGGTTTGAATGCTACTCCAAAAACAATTCCTGCTAGTTCTGTGGCAGTTCCTAGTGGAACAGCTCCGAAGAGGAATTCCACAAAGGTGCCGTCAACAGCCAGTGTTCCAGTTATTAACAAATTGGATGTGATACCTGTAATCGTCCCCAGAACCAATATGAGGTCAGAGCAAGCAGCTGAGTCCAGAAGGGAAGTTTCTGTAGCTGGAAGAGCAATGCCATTCACTTTCCAGTCAAAGGCTTCTGACTTCCGAAAGTTCCCTAACATGAGAGATGAAGTGGATAAACTAATTGTCTCTGTTGCGCCTGAATTCTCAGGTTCTAAAGCTGTTGAATTGGGAAATGGTGCAGATAGGAATATATTTCATGCAGTTAAAAGTTCGATTCAAGGAATATCTGCTGCTGAAAAGAGCCTGAAGGATGACAGATTTGTTGGATCTGGAAAGCAGGAAGTAAACTCAATGACGGAGACAGTTGCTAGCTATCAGCATGAAAATT ATGATGCATGTGGGCATAAGGTGAAGAAAGATGCATGTTCAATTGAAAGTGAAAGAGGAG GTAGAACGCGATCACTTGTTGTGAATtgggagaaaagagaaagatcTCCGACTTATGAGGGACCCACTTCCTGTATTCCCCTTGGCACTGTCTCTGCAGCAAAAATGCTCCCTTTTAATGCA TTTAAACAAAGAGGATATCTTCCATCTTCTGAGAAAGAAATGGTGTCTGCTAGTGATGACGATGGTATTGCAGATGTAATGGAACAACATGATCAGTTTGTCAGCTCTATGCAGTCTCGTTCAGCCAAGTTACAG GTTGTTTATAGATATTGGGAAAGGAGTGATGTCAAGGGTGTTGTTGGTGCAATGGCGAAAATGGCTGATCATGCT GTTGTTGCCGATGTAATGAGCATCATGACTGAGAAAATTGACATTGTTACATTGGATATTTGCACTTGTCTTCTGCCACTTCTCATATTACTTCTTGAAAGTGACATGGATAg GCATCTAAGCATCTCTTTGGACATGTTGCTTAAGCTCGTCAGAATATTTGGTTCAGTCATTTATTCCACGTTGTCAGCATCGTCATCAGTTGGTGTGGATATTGAGGCAGAGCAAAG GCTGGAGCGTTGCAACCTATGCTTTATAGAGCTTGAAAAAGTCAAACGCTGCCTACCTGCCCTTGCTAG AAGAGGTGGATCAGTTGCAAAGTCTGCACAGGAGTTAAATCTAGCTCTCCAGGAAGTTTCACAAACGAAGTAA
- the LOC109019862 gene encoding uncharacterized protein LOC109019862 gives MYGRMTANSENCVVMWSSFYPLSKLRLPPNSFSPTLDINNGKENGKKKQMPRLVCAATLSDNESDKFLLRQGTGSRNNMTSGDERVMTGTTARGRRLLKIREEKRKRQYERLHNYPSWAKVLEDACKEDAELRAVLGDSIGNPDLMRKRVEERVRTKGRDFHKSKTGSILAFKVSFRDFNPLDSFIWFELYGPPSDRDVDLIGSVIQSWYVMGRLGAFNSANLQLANSSMEYNPLYDSKKGFDVMPSSFHDISDVEFQDNWGRVWVDLGTSDYFAIDVLLNCLTVLSSDYLGIQQMVFGSRCMGDWEEGMTNPEYGYKYFKI, from the exons ATGTATGGCAGAATGACGGCAAATAGCGAAAACTGTGTTGTTATGTGGTCTTCCTTTTATCCCTTGTCGAAACTAAGACTACCTCCAAATTCATTCTCTCCCACTCTTGATATTAATAATGGTAAGGAGAATGGGAAGAAGAAGCAAATGCCTCGGTTAGTTTGTGCTGCTACGCTTTCCGATAATGAGTCCGACAAATTCCTCTTAAGACAAGGAACAGGCAGCAGAAATAACATGACCAGTGGCGACGAAAGAGTAATGACTGGAACCACCGCCAGAGGCCGCAGATTGCTCAAGATTCGGGAAGAGAAGAGGAAGCGCCAATACGAACGCCTTCACAACTATCCATCCTGGGCCAA AGTCCTGGAAGACGCCTGCAAAGAAGATGCTGAGCTCCGTGCCGTTCTCGGCGATAGCATCGGCAACCCCGACCTCATGCGCAAACGG GTTGAAGAAAGAGTTCGGACGAAGGGTCGAGACTTTCACAAATCAAAAACGGGTTCCATCCTTGCCTTCAAAGTCAGCTTTAGAGA CTTCAATCCTCTTGATTCTTTCATATGGTTTGAATTGTATGGACCACCTTCTGATCGAGATGTTGACCTTATCGGTAGT GTCATTCAATCATGGTATGTTATGGGTCGCTTGGGTGCTTTCAATTCTGCTAATCTGCAG CTGGCAAATTCATCAATGGAGTATAATCCCCTCTATGATTCAAAGAAAGGGTTCGATGTGATGCCATCTTCATTTCACGATATCAGTGATGTTGAGTTTCAGGATAACTGGGGTCGTGTTTG GGTAGACCTTGGTACTTCTGACTATTTTGCCATTGATGTACTCCTCAACTGCTTGACGGTCTTGAGTTCAGA TTATTTAGGCATTCAACAGATGGTTTTTGGCAGTCGCTGCATGGGTGACTGGGAAGAGGGGATGACAAACCCTGAGTATGGATACAAGTACTTTAAGATCTGA
- the LOC109020027 gene encoding uncharacterized protein LOC109020027, whose translation MVMAWLVNAMDEEISANYMFYSTAKELWDNVSQMYSNLGNYSQIYELQQKISNTHQGEGNVTRKMVENARIFKFLAGLNGEFDEVRGRILGRQPLPPLGEIFSEARREDCRRNVMMNKKEDETVETSTLVAANPAPYGATSTYLATANVSAQWPYSNQRRFEEKPRVWCDYCNKPCHIRETCWKLHGKPANWKSSKSGSNYTVPKANEANANFLSAKQVDHLLQLLKSTPTSGPPTGSLGQTGDISSAFSCGLALAPWIIDSGASDHMTTTSQLFQSYHPCPGNKKVRIAK comes from the exons ATGGTGATGGCGTGGCTTGTGAATGCTATGGACGAAGAGATTAGCGCAAATTACATGTTCTATTCTACTGCAAAGGAACTCTGGGACAATGTTAGTCAGATGTACTCTAACCTTGGAAATTACTCTCAGATATATGAATTGCAGCAAAAGATCAGCAATACTCACCAAGGAGAAGGCAATGTAACAAG GAAGATGGTGGAGAATGccagaatttttaaattcttggcTGGACTTAATGGTGAATTTGATGAAGTCAGGGGAAGGATTCTAGGGAGACAGCCGCTACCTCCACTCGGGGAGATATTTTCTGAAGCGCGACGAGAAGATTGTCGTCGGAATGTCATGATGAACAAAAAGGAGGATGAAACCGTGGAGACTTCTACATTAGTTGCTGCCAACCCTGCTCCTTATGGTGCTACTAGCACATATTTGGCCACTGCCAATGTTTCTGCACAATGGCCTTATTCTAACCAACGGAGGTTTGAAGAAAAGCCTCGAGTATGGTGTGATTACTGTAATAAGCCATGCCACATTCGAGAGACTTGCTGGAAACTCCATGGAAAGCCAGCAAACTGGAAGAGTAGTAAATCTGGAAGCAACTATACAGTCCCTAAAGCCAATGAAGCCAATGCTAATTTCCTGAGTGCTAAGCAGGTGGATCACCTTCTTCAATTGCTGAAATCCACTCCTACATCCGGTCCTCCTACTGGTTCCTTGGGCCAAACAGGTGATATCTCTAGTGCCTTCTCTTGTGGCTTAGCTCTTGCACCATGGATTATTGATTCTGGTGCATCCGATCATATGACTACTACTTCACAATTGTTTCAATCTTATCACCCTTGTCCTGGTAATAAAAAGGTTAGAATTGCAAAATGA